In a genomic window of Thalassophryne amazonica chromosome 12, fThaAma1.1, whole genome shotgun sequence:
- the gadd45aa gene encoding growth arrest and DNA-damage-inducible, alpha, a: MVDLDFMYNMTFEELNGDYSQERMESVEKALEEVLTSALPQGCITVGVYEAAKALNVDPDNVVLCILATDDEDVEDVALQIHFTLIQAFCCENDINILRVNNTRRLAQILGGGGKQGGAEPLDLHCVLVTSPHSSSWKDPALSKVNVFCRESRCMDQWVPLINLPDR; encoded by the exons ATGGTGGATTTGGATTTTATGTACAACATGACGTTTGAGGAACTAAACGGGGATTATTCTCAGGAAAG gatGGAGTCGGTGGAGAAGGCTTTGGAAGAAGTCCTCACTTCTGCATTACCGCAAGGCTGCATTACTGTGGGAGTATACGAGGCGGCCAAAGCACTGAATGT CGACCCTGATAATGTGGTCCTGTGCATCCTGGCTACAGACGATGAAGATGTGGAAGATGTGGCCCTGCAGATCCATTTCACCCTCATTCAGGCTTTCTGCTGTGAGAATGACATCAACATCCTGAGAGTCAACAACACCCGACGCCTGGCACAGATACTGGGTGGAGGAGGGAAACAGGGCGGGGCTGAACCTCTCGACCTGCACTGCGTTCTTGTCACT AGCCCACACTCATCGTCGTGGAAGGATCCGGCTTTGAGTAAAGTGAACGTGTTCTGCAGAGAGAGCCGCTGCATGGACCAGTGGGTACCCCTCATCAATCTGCCCGACCGATGA